Proteins encoded by one window of Camelus bactrianus isolate YW-2024 breed Bactrian camel chromosome 9, ASM4877302v1, whole genome shotgun sequence:
- the ZNF829 gene encoding zinc finger protein 829 isoform X2, with protein sequence MVDRELTRGLCSDLESMCETKLLSLKKRHFSQVIFTHEDIPTFIQPRFLIPHQKTINEEKPCECKVCGKAFNQNSHFIQHQRIHSAEKNYECKECGKSFSRGSLVTRHQRIHSGEKPYECKECGKAFSCSSYFSQHQRIHTGEKPYECKECGKAFNYCSNLNDHQRIHTGEKPYGCKVCGKAFTKSSQLFPHLRIHTGEKPYQCKECGKAFTQHSRLIQHYRMHTGEKPYKCKECGKAFSSASTLTNHHRIHAGKKLYECKDCGKAFIQSSELIQHQRIHTDEKPYECNECGKAFNKGSNLTRHQRIHTGEKPYDCKECGKAFGSRSDLIRHEGTHTG encoded by the coding sequence atctGGAATCCATGTGTGAGACGAAGTTATTATCTCTAAAGAAGAGACACTTTAGTCAAGTAATATTTACCCATGAAGACATACCCACTTTTATTCAGCCCAGATTTCTTATTCCACATCAAAAAACTATTAATGAAGAGAAACCCTGTGAATGTAAGGTATGTGGAAAGGCCTTTAATCAAAACTCACACTTTATtcaacatcagagaattcattctGCTGAAAAAAACTATGAGTGTAAGGAGTGTGGGAAATCCTTTAGTCGTGGCTCACTTGTTACTCGGCATCAGAGGATTCACTCTGGTgaaaaaccctatgaatgtaaagAATGCGGCAAGGCTTTTAGTTGCAGTTCATATTTTTCtcaacatcagagaattcacactggGGAAAAACCgtatgaatgtaaggaatgtggaaaagcctttaATTATTGTTCAAACCTTAATgatcatcagagaattcacactggTGAAAAACCCTATGGATGTAAAGTATGTGGAAAAGCCTTTACTAAGAGTTCACAACTTTTTCCACATTTGAGAATTCATACCGGTGAGAAACCTTAtcaatgtaaggaatgtgggaaagcctttacTCAACACTCAAGGCTTATTCAACATTACAGAATGCATACTGGTGAGAAACCCtataaatgtaaggaatgtgggaaggcctttagCAGTGCCTCAACACTTACCAACCATCACAGAATTCATGCTGGCAAGAAACTCTATGAATGTAAAGACTGTGGAAAGGCCTTTATTCAGAGCTCAGAACTTATTCAACATCAGAGAATCCATACAGATGAAAAGCCGtatgaatgtaatgaatgtgggaagGCTTTTAATAAAGGCTCAAACCTTACTAGACATCAAAGAATTCACACTGGTGAGAAACCTTATGattgtaaggaatgtgggaaggcctttgGTAGTCGCTCTGACCTCATCCGCCATGAAGGAACTCATACTGGATAA